A region of the Stigmatopora nigra isolate UIUO_SnigA chromosome 10, RoL_Snig_1.1, whole genome shotgun sequence genome:
AGAGGGTGAAagatcaatttataaaaaaaactaaaggtgtggggggggggtttgtCTCAGCCAAGTTATTTCTTGTCAAGGGAGTCTCATGCTCCAAACAGTTTGAAAAGTGTACCAAATCCAAATGATGACTCCCAAAGAAACATAATatataacaataacaaacataaAGGGACACTTTTATCACTGGTTACACCATGTAATAGTACTGGCTAGCAGGTGCAGGTGGCAGAAACAAGGCTAACTGGTAGTAACAAGGACAGAACAGGATGGCACTTTAAGAACATAAAGCCAATTTTAACACTGATAATATTCAAACGTGGATAAAGTTGGTAAAGATAGTTTGAAATGCAATAACCCACTTGGCAAAGATTTGTGGTGGgagattaaaaattaaattaaaaaaaaaacaagaaaatgggaCTTGCTTCCTGAGATCTGCAAGGCAATCACCACTCACCAAAATTAGATGCACAGTAATTGTGCATGCGTGTACATAGAAATGACCTATATGAATGAAGCACGATACATTAGAAACATGTAAAGCCTTTTGAAGATGCTGTAATACATTTGAAGAAACAGTTATCCCATCTTGGGTGGCTGGGAGACAAAATCAGGGTTATATGCCGGCTGAGCCAAGTAGCCTATTTGTGCTGCTGGTGCGTTGGCCTGTGGCTGGACAGGAGGCTGCATGGGATAGGATTGCTGTCCGGGGGTGAATGCAGCCTGGCTGTAAGGCATGGGATTGGGAGGGTATACTGGGCCGGCTGGGCACagggagagtaaaaaaaaaacaacacagattAATATCAGTTTGCACCAAGCCTTACATTTTAGGGTTAGTgttgtccaaactattccataaagggctgcagtgggtgcacatttttcttccaaataatCCTCCACGGACTGTTTATAACCAATTAGGTTTCTTTTCAAACTAGTGGCACCTGGCTGTAATCAACTGATTATAATTTAAAGACAGGAAATTGGTCAGAATGGATCCTCTTCATCGATTAAATAGAAAAACGGCACCCACTATGGCCCTTGAGGACTGACGGGTTTTGTGCCGTTTATAGGCACAgggtaaatacagtaataccttgagatacgagcttaatacgTTCGATAACCgaactcgtatgtcgatttaatCGTATttctaatcctttttttcccccttaaagTGCAGTATCAGGATTAAATCATGACCTGTAAATCATGATCGCCAATTTTATCGCCAATTGCGAGTCAATACATAACCCTAAATATAATGTGCGCCTCGCAGCCCAGTGGAGTTAACATATGGACAAATTGGGTTTTGGATTTACCGTAATGGTTGGAATACGTTGGGAGACAATTTTTAAGATGAACGTCCACTGCGTTGATTGCAATAAGTAGCGTGTCGACAAGAAAGGAAACCAGTCAGTCAAGCGGTCAGGGTCATACAATATATTGGCGCACCAACTGATTTGGCGCCCTGCCGTATTTTAGGGAAAATGTTAGGCTTTTAAGTCTGCGCTATTTATCTGAAAATACAGTGTATATATATCAATTTTTCCTGTTCAAAAATTCATAAGCATTGCTTTTAAACATCAAAAATTACTGAAATTTGGAGATTTGAATTTCAAGCCAGTGTTAGGATGTTTTCCTTGTTTGTTTAGTTTTAGACTTTCTATTCAGTATAATTTATGTAAGCCTGGATTTAGtcaattattctatttttttatcccaCTGCCCTGTATtacttttgctcattttttctCTTGGCTTGCCGCCTTTACATTAACTTACAATATACGTATCTGTATGGGATGGTGGATGATTTTCCAGAAAATGTTAgttcttgggggaaaaaaaattcctCATGGAGAATTGATAAAATGATCAGTTATCCAGTGTTTACTATGTGTACAAATCCCCACTCACTCGCTTCCAGATATGTTGGCGGTGGTCCAGCTGTGAAAGGCTGTACTGGATGGGGCATAGCAGGCATGGGCTGAGGTGGGTAACCCTGAGGAAGGCTAGGCTGGCCTCCATATCCAGTTTGGACTGGTACAGGCTGGTAGGCTGGATATGAGCCCCCTTGATAGGGCTGTGGTTGCCCCGGTGTCATCACTGGTTGCTGGGGGTAATGCTGGGGAGTGTTGGCCACAATAGTGGTGTGAGTTGTGGTTGCAATTACCGCTGTGAGGAAAAAAtgaagatataaatatatatttcaatttttaaaaaatatacacaggAAAATCAccgtttttttaaactgtttcatTCAAATAAAACCATATAagataatattaaatatatatctgCATAAACACAAGACAAAGTGGCCAAGCCAGATTAAAACACATCCACTCCCAAATTCTTTTTTTACCACAAAGCCATCCAGACCACTTCCTGTAATGACGTGGGATGGTCGTGAGTTCCTCTAATGTGGTTGCTGTGGAGACTATGAGTCATACACTCAGACACTCGGTGTAGCGCTGACATTCCTGCTGCACTTAAACCAATCTCTCACTTTCTCAACAACAAGCGTTGTGTAGCCCACAGGAATTAAGTGtgcaacatataaaaaaaagtaccgACACTAAGATTGTGTACAATTACTATAcaataaactaaaatatattgCTTATTTTCATGAGGATACTACACTAAAGtatattaaatatacaaatgcaCTTCTCCATCCTTGAGGAAAAGaagtaatcatattttttctgaaCCAAGTGGATGTAGTCCAAACtctaattctttaaaaatgttgacaGGAGTAGACTAGGGAAAAAGTTAAAATTCCCATTTTGGAAACAAGTAATGAGTCATGCGGCGAGTGGGCCAATTCCTCTAGTTGCACTTATTCAAAATGCGGACCGAGCAAGTTTGACTCAGCCTCAttgggggaaaataaaaatactttgaaaGCCTAGAAACTATAACTATCTGTTGCAGGTTTTCACTTGTTCAAAACAGTAGAGTCCAACTGTCAGAAATGACGACAAAATGCTGCACCTTTATTTCCTGGTATGTAATGAACATTCACTTTTTGATAAGATCAAGGGAATATTGACAATGGTTACATCAGCTCTGAGTACGGTGTTACATGTTCAAAAGAACCAAGAAGGAAGCTGGATTTACTAACTCAAATGGGGATTGTTTATAGGCGCAGTCAATGTCTCCGTCAATGAAATAAGCCTCAAAGACAATTACATGCTGTACCTTTCCCAAAACAGGGTGCGATCAAATAATATGTGCTGGTGTAAAGAACTAAAGAAGTTGGTTGCAGCAGTGTAAAGCCTTGACACCCCATTAATAATGATAAGGCTAACCAAGAAAAACCATTAGATGTTTGGAAAAGCTAAACTTACGCCGTGGCTTGCGGCAAATCTTGTAAAGGCAACAGCAGGGACACACACAGCAGCTGATgagcaccaccaccacaaagATGACGCCGCCAATCACGGACCCCAACACCGGGGAGTTATCTAGGAGTCTAGGGTATTCACTGAAGAAAAAGGAACATGAGCACACAAAAAGTTAGATAATCCCACATAACTTGGGCATTTCTCAGGGAAATATAAAagctgggcgataaaacgataaaaataattgtcatgaaataatttttgtctacaataatattaaaaacattcGGTAAAATTTCAATAATTGTAAACTGAAATTACACCACCCGAACACCGCGGAGAATGACAGCGCTGTTGCAAGATGAAGGCTAGTTCcagatacagtggtacttcgacatacgagtggcccgacaacacgagcaattcgagatacgagttaagtttcgggcaaatatttatcttgagatacgagacaatttttgatatacgagcagacagcgaaTGCGAGacgctgctcataagaacatcatgggcactgtctctcttccCACAACTTCCTCGTctaatgtctctggtcgcaactccctcatcTAATGCctctctctggtcgcaactccctctttgtaatgtctctgcgagcaatggacagaattttttttcctctcccgttagtcagtgcgaatggcatatatactacttcttgttggcaagtggtcgtacgTTATCATAGTGTGAGGTCATTTGTGTGCATGATTTTCGGAAAATTTTGAAGGGGAtacatcgatagtgaaagtctGGGTGGaagcggggcaaatagagcaaacccgggagaagaaaggtatcaaactttaatacaaaattagaattaagtttagtgtaaggttagattaaacttatttttgagtatgtctgcatcgtaatccaagttaatttaaatttgttttttgttatgaaATGAACGTGTTGCCGTGCTCCGTCCGAGTAGTGTCACGAACACCACGATGAGCCAGCCCGAGGCTCTCATTGTTGCATTCAGGAGTCAGCTTTCTCAGCAGCAGCTTCCACATTTTAACTTGCAATTTACCGGAGAGCCAtctgcacccatcaaaagataGATCTGGCTCGTGAGCAATGGGAAcccgacccctgctctaggTAGATGCGAGAGTGTGAGCACAACTGGGCTCACTCTGGCAATGAGTTCCTGATTACTGTGccttttttcttagttttcttAATGCAGCTTTATTCTTTGCTTTTGACTATGGCCCCAAGATAGTTATGGTGCGAGCGAAAGGAAGCATGCTGTTATCAAAGTGTTCACAAGGTTTTCGAAACCCCATGTTGACAACGTATTTCAGGAAAATCGGCTTGAATCGATATTTCATCaaactttgttttgtgtttacatATGTTTACTAAGCTGCCAAACGTTCGTTTCCTCCTCTACCCTCAACAACGCACTCGCCCATCCCCAATCGTCCAGTTTCTTGCATGTCTGATTTATTTTAATgcctaaataaatatttttgttataattttttgtgttttcccaCATTTCATTAAAAGTTGGTGAACTTGTATCATTTTTGTGGTTGTATTAGGGACCTTCAAACTGTTGGAACAAAATACGGCATTCATATATAAAATGCATGTATACGAAAAATCCATGTTTttaaaccacttctggaacaaattaatttcctaagtagaagtaccactgtaccGTCTTCACCTcacgggatttttttttaaaattatttgcaGCATACAGATCGCCCTAATACGCTTGCATCTCCAGAGGTGTCTCCATTTTAAATACACTGCAAAGCACATCCCCATTAAAATGGTTCCTACCACctgaactatgaaaaaaaatatgcctgtGTGGATTAATTTATGCCGCAATTGCATGCTACTCATTTAGCATATCAGGGAACGTCAATATTTAGGAAGCATTTTCAACGGCGacttaaaaaaacaggcaaaatgCACTCTACAAAAGCGGAAATGGCAAGATGCAATGCATCTAGGCACTGTATATATGATATTCGGCATGCCCATTCTCCCTCCATTGGAGCGACCTTCGGCGCTGAGAGATAAAGCGCTGCCCTGACCACCGCCATTTTTTCATGTGTCTCTCGGCGCGAGTTTTAACGTAGATtcagacatttttatgaacttttttttaatatcccttagaaaaaaataggaagtgTATTTAATTACCAATCTTCTTGGCTATCCTCTTCAAAACGAAGATGAATATTATTGCAGCATTGCTTGGAGTAGCAGTCACCACAGCAAAAACCAAAGTAACATTTCTCATATGGCTCAAATCTGCCAGATGAGGTGGTGTATTGAATACAGTCATTATGAGCTGTAACAGAACACAAGATTTTGTAGATTAGATaatataaatcatattttaggGTACACAATTTCAGCAAACcacattacagaaaaaaaagtcatactgaatataacaaataaaagtacATTGTGGAGGGCTCACCATTGATCCGCCTTGTGGCTATAATATGTGGTagaatttttttcccacatttccCAGGTAGTGGGTTAAATAGCgtgtttaaaagtaaaatatgccaaattcataagagtatgtgattttttttaattacataacTCTTGCTTGGACAACTGCTcaacatcattcattcattttccataccgcttatcgtCACAATGGTCatgtggggtgctggatcccCATGCGGGGGgcgccctgaattggtggacggccaatcacagggcacaaggagacaaatcaCCATTCACGCTcccactcatacctgggggcaatttagagtgttttacCAGCCTACCAAGGATATCTTTGGAATCTGAGAAGAAACCAGAGAAAAGACACACGAGCCCAgtggaacatgcaaactacacacaggaagATAAGGACGTGGAAGTGTTCAACAGAATGTAAAATTTCATGTTATGTTGAAACAAGTGTGCAATATGGCTACAACATGGAGCATGGGCAAAATCCAGCGAGTATGGAAATTCCTCTTGTCACAGTTCACTGTGATGATTCCAGCTGTTGTTGGATCCTTAATGTCACATGTATATTTGTAAGTGACTGTATGGTACAGAAAATTGATGTTCTACCAATTTCAGCAAATATCGATGACATGATTTTTATCAGCTGCAATCGCCACAGTAGCCCGTGATTTGCTGTGGTGCATTTGGGAAAAAACTGATTTAATGGTGGCCACATTGGGTATtttcaaaactgaaaaatgaaataaaacttgaAATTATGTTCACCACTTTTGACGCCTCACATTATATTTTGTTGTAGTATGCTTTATTGAACGTCTctggcatttgtttttgtttcaccaATCAGAGTTGATCTTAATGTACACAATATGGAATCTTTTTTGCTCTAGACACTGTTTGTCAATGGAACAAATTAACCCTCCGAGTGTTGGAAAACATACTCATAAGTGGAGTAAATCCTAAAACTAAGTGCCAAATATATAGTGGTACATTTGCAATCTGAAGCGAGGAAATTTCATGAGGCACATCAGCAATGTATGTTCCCTATGTGACCCATTTTACACCACCCCTAGACCGTTTAACAAACATGATCAAAAGAAAATGATAGTCAATAGTTTGTGAATATAGCACAATACATATGTAGGCGGACGTGGAAATAATTCCATACACTGGCATAGCAAGTGATTCATCGCCTGTGTCCTTTTAGGCCATTAGTTGACTGAATAATAAAAGACATTATGCTAGAGCAGGGTGgtaaacaagttagacacaaagagcaaacaTTTTAACACTTTGTTCCCCTtacttatatttgtttttaatgggccttgATTAGAGGTGAGATCGTAATACCCAAAGCCCGAACACGCCCCGAATTTCAGgtctaaaatgtcaatcattacttcgAGTTTGGATCGAGCTCCTCTatcttgctgattttttttatactaaaatGATGTGTGGATACTGTACTGAGGAatacttgttataaaataaCTAATTTGGATAAAACAGAGAAGGCGctgtaatgtaattgcaattggAACCGCAGAGCCAGCATGCTCTACGCATATCACCTCCATAAGTCTGCATGTATTTTGACCTGGTATCCCCAATATGGAGGAGCAAAAAAGTTAAGGATAAATTaaagacaaacacaaaagaGAGAGGTGTGGAAACACTTCAGATTGATAAATTAATGTACAAGACAAAGAATCTTATTTGCTCCAGACAGTGTTGAATAT
Encoded here:
- the LOC144203523 gene encoding protein shisa-4-like, whose translation is MASLLPAVVLLVLICGILPPFVSAHNDCIQYTTSSGRFEPYEKCYFGFCCGDCYSKQCCNNIHLRFEEDSQEDCEYPRLLDNSPVLGSVIGGVIFVVVVLISCCVCPCCCLYKICRKPRPVIATTTHTTIVANTPQHYPQQPVMTPGQPQPYQGGSYPAYQPVPVQTGYGGQPSLPQGYPPQPMPAMPHPVQPFTAGPPPTYLEATGPVYPPNPMPYSQAAFTPGQQSYPMQPPVQPQANAPAAQIGYLAQPAYNPDFVSQPPKMG